One region of Myxocyprinus asiaticus isolate MX2 ecotype Aquarium Trade chromosome 38, UBuf_Myxa_2, whole genome shotgun sequence genomic DNA includes:
- the LOC127429029 gene encoding fibroblast growth factor receptor 4-like, translating into MLRFIFKVFITICFTELVFARSLTSGEVRAKDIRVSRPSLLPGFPENVTVLVGGHVKLVCKLHQPASTCLQWFKRDRNRQGLDGSPLLTALTPRLENISKVNILPLINVSLDDAGEYVCKAENSVGQSSRSAWLKVLPDVSEEPTEETSEHLILELGDVLKLRCDTNRPGSVQWFKGGTRVQHSARIQIRAAVMEIADVTYEDSGVYVCMLRGTKEALRNFTITVADAVGSGDDDDEDNGLDDAEPEKENYQVYISRAPYWTHTQRMEKKLYAVPAGNTVKFRCPATGNPLPTIRWLKNGREFRGEHRIGGIKLRHQHWSLVMESVVPSDRGNYSCVVENKYGSIAHTYLLDVLERSPHRPILQAGLPKNTTAIVGGDAQFLCKVYSDAQPHIQWLKHIEMNGSRYGPDGIPYVKIVKTGSLNMSEVEVLYLTNITMEDAGEYTCLAGNSIGFSHQSAWLTVLSEEDVAKEVDLMEAKYTDIIIYASGFLALVMAIVIVVLCRMQVHPSREPFDTLPVQKLSKFPLRRQYSLESNSSGKSSASLMRVARLSSSCSPMLAGVMEFELPYDPDWEYPRENLTLGKPLGEGCFGQVVRAEAYGINKETQDQVTTVAVKMLKDDATDKDLADLISEMELMKVMDKHKNIINLLGVCTQDGPLYVLVEYASKGSLRDYLRARRPPGMDYTFDVTKVPEEQLTFKDLMSCAYQVARGMEYLASKRCIHRDLAARNVLVTEDNVMKIADFGLARGVHQIDYYKKTTNGRLPVKWMAPEALFDRVYTHQSDVWSFGVLMWEIFTLGGSPYPGIPVEELFKLLKEGHRMDKPSNCTHELYMKMRECWHAVPTQRPTFKQLVEELDRVLVSISDEYLDLSTPFEQYSPSCEDTSSSFSSDNDSVFTHDALSTDPCLLGYHDVCSRMDLKTTIR; encoded by the exons ATATCCGAGTTTCTCGACCTTCTCTCCTGCCTGGCTTTCCTGAGAACGTCACTGTATTGGTTGGAGGACATGTGAAGCTGGTGTGCAAACTCCACCAGCCAGCTTCGACATGTCTCCAGTGGTTCAAGAGGGACAGAAATCGCCAGGGGCTTGATGGATCACCACTTCTTACAGCCCTTACG CCTCGTCTAGAGAACATCTCCAAAGTCAACATTCTTCCTTTAATTAATGTCTCCTTGGACGATGCCGGAGAATATGTATGCAAGGCAGAAAACTCAGTCGGACAGTCTTCTCGCTCCGCCTGGTTGAAAGTCCTACCAG ATGTTTCTGAGGAGCCAACTgaagaaacatcagagcatctaaTTCTAGAGCTTGGAGATGTGCTAAAACTGCGTTGTGACACAAATCGTCCTGGATCTGTACAGTGGTTCAAGGGTGGCACACGGGTCCAACACAGTGCTCGTATCCAAATAAGAGCCGCAGTTATGGAAATTGCAGATGTGACTTATGAAGACTcaggagtgtatgtgtgtatgcttCGTGGCACCAAAGAGGCTCTGCGCAACTTCACTATTACAGTGGCAG ATGCCGTTGGATcaggagatgatgatgatgaggacaaTGGTCTTGATGATGCTGAACCCGAGAAAGAAAATTACCAGGTCTACATTTCCAGAG CACCATACTGGACTCATACTCAAAGAATGGAGAAGAAGCTATATGCAGTCccagcaggaaacactgtcaaatTCCGTTGTCCTGCCACAGGGAATCCTCTACCCACTATTCGCTGGCTAAAGAATGGCAGGGAATTCCGGGGAGAGCACAGGATCGGTGGCATTAAG TTGCGACATCAGCACTGGAGCCTGGTCATGGAGAGTGTGGTTCCATCAGACCGTGGGAACTACAGTTGTGTGGTGGAAAACAAATATGGGTCCATTGCTCACACCTACCTCCTGGACGTGTTGG AACGCTCTCCACACAGGCCCATTCTGCAAGCTGGTCTACCCAAAAACACTACAGCCATTGTGGGTGGAGATGCCCAGTTCCTTTGTAAAGTCTACAGTGATGCCCAGCCTCACATTCAGTGGTTGAAGCACATTGAGATGAATGGCAGTCGTTATGGACCTGATGGAATTCCCTATGTCAAGATTGTGAAG ACAGGAAGCTTGAACATGTCTGAAGTCGAAGTCTTATATCTTACCAATATCACAATGGAGGATGCTGGAGAATATACTTGCTTGGCAGGAAACTCCATTGGTTTCTCCCATCAGTCTGCTTGGCTTACTGTCCTATCAG AGGAAGACGTGGCCAAGGAAGTGGACCTCATGGAGGCCAAGTACACTGACATCATCATCTATGCATCTGGCTTCCTGGCATTGGTGATGGCCATTGTTATTGTGGTCCTCTGCCGTATGCAAGTTCATCCCAGTCGGGAGCCCTTTGACACACTCCCTGTGCAGAAACTCTCAAAATTTCCTCTACGCCGCCAG TATTCATTGGAGTCAAATTCTTCGGGAAAGTCAAGTGCCTCGCTGATGAGGGTGGCTCGTCTTTCCTCAAGTTGTTCCCCGATGCTGGCAGGAGTTATGGAGTTTGAACTGCCTTATGACCCTGACTGGGAGTATCCAAGAGAGAA TTTGACTTTAGGGAAACCACTTGGTGAGGGATGCTTCGGTCAAGTGGTGAGAGCCGAGGCTTATGGGATAAACAAAGAGACTCAAGATCAAGTGACAACTGTAGCTGTTAAAATGCTGAAAG ATGATGCAACTGACAAAGATCTGGCTGACCTAATCTCTGAGATGGAGCTAATGAAGGTGATGGACAAGCACAAGAACATCATAAATCTTCTTGGTGTTTGCACACAGGATG GTCCACTCTATGTGCTGGTTGAATATGCGTCTAAGGGCAGCCTACGGGATTACCTTCGGGCACGTCGGCCTCCTGGCATGGACTACACCTTTGATGTGACCAAGGTTCCTGAGGAACAGCTCACCTTCAAAGATCTGATGTCCTGCGCCTACCAAGTGGCAAGAGGCATGGAGTACCTGGCCTCCAAAAGA TGCATTCACAGAGATTTAGCAGCAAGGAATGTTCTTGTCACTGAGGATAATGTCATGAAAATTGCAGATTTTGGCCTTGCAAGAGGAGTGCATCAGATTGATTACTACAAGAAAACcactaat GGACGTCTGCCAGTGAAATGGATGGCACCAGAAGCCTTGTTTGACAGAGTCTACACTCACCAGAGCGACGT GTGGTCTTTTGGAGTTCTGATGTGGGAGATTTTCACATTGGGGGGATCGCCGTACCCTGGAATACCAGTCGAGGAGCTTTTTAAACTGTTGAAGGAAGGTCATAGAATGGACAAACCTTCCAACTGCACCCATGAACT TTACATGAAGATGAGAGAATGCTGGCATGCAGTACCAACACAAAGACCAACATTCAAACAGCTTGTGGAGGAGCTTGATAGGGTGCTGGTGTCCATTTCAGATGAG tacctGGACCTGTCCACCCCTTTTGAACAGTACTCCCCATCTTGTGAGGACACCTCCAGCTCTTTCTCTTCAGATAATGATTCAGTGTTTACCCATGATGCTCTGTCAACCGACCCATGCCTCCTTGGTTACCATGATGTGTGCTCTCGGATGGACCTGAAGACGACGATTCGATAG